From the genome of Solanum pennellii chromosome 6, SPENNV200:
aggggagtttatattttgtttaaagcAGCAGAGGAAGGAAGAATATAGGAAAATCCTTAATGGACAATCTTTTTGGTCttttaagaatcaaaattaAGAGAGGTATAAACCTCGCTGTACGTGATGTCCGCAGCAGTGATCCCTATGTTGTTGTCAAAATGGGTAACCAGGTACGGAGTTTTTTgaacgaaaaattatattatttatatataattaattttttttatctattactttaaaatttaaatctctTATTAAAATTCTGAGTCCGCTACTGACTCATTCCCAATTAGTTTGGGATTGAATGTCTTATTATGTTTGCTTGCATTCGATTGTTTCCAAGATTGAATTTTGTTTCCCCTTTTGTCCAATTTTCTGTTATCTCAATgtgtaattttttgtatttcttggGATGTTGGGGTGGCTTAGTTTCTTATTGTTGAATTCTGTAGTGTTTACATATTTCAATCCACCAATAGGGTGTGTTAGatacgaaggaaaatgttttcttgaaaATCGTTATTCATAACACGTTCCTACTCATTTTGTTGTGTTCAGTACGTAAGCAAAAACTATTAGAGCTTACCTAATGAGGTGTACTGTTGGAGGGCAAGGCGGACACAATCTATGTGGTTTGTCATTAGTAGAGGAACTTGTTTTTCTGGAGAACatatttttatagatatttGAACAATCGAACgtggaaaaattgaaaaaatagaacACACCTAATTAGTCTTTGAAATACTAAGCTTTATCAATGTAGTGAGGCAGAATCagatcattcatacatgtagtagcaattattttttactcttatGCTGTTGATAATGTATCTTGGGATATGATAATTTTGGGATTACATTGCAAATTTTTTTTCCCTGTTCTGTATAGTCTTTATTGATCACTTGTGCAGAAACTGAAGACGCGAGTTATAAAGAAGGATGTTAATCCTGAATGGAATGAACATCTTACCCTTTCTGTATCAGATGCAAATCTTCCTGTTAAGCTGGTAAAGTTCATTAGTTGCTGAGACAATCCTTTACCTACGCGTGCAAATGTATTGTCCTGATTATGCATTAATGTTTGCTTTTAGACTGTATACGATCACGATATGTTCAGCATGGATGACAAAATGGGAGATGCAGAATTTGATATCAAACCATTTTTAGATGCTTTGAAAATGAAGTTAGATTCTCTCCCAAGTGGCACAGTGATCACAAGAGAAACGCCGTGCAGGACAAACTGTCTGTCTGAAGAGAGCAAAGTGACATGGCAAGACAACCAAGTTGTGCAAGATATGTGCTTGAGATTGAGAAATGTCGAGTGTGGAGAGGTCGAACTTCAACTTCAGTGGATCAATATTCCTGGAAGCAAACGTTTATAGAGTTTATCTCTTCTGTTGTTTATTCTAACCTAATTTAACTCTTCAATGGATCAATTTGATATTCGAGTTTCACATATATAGGCCAGAATTGATAAATATGCCTTGGTACAACAGAAGGTCTGCACTCTGCAGCTTAGTAAAATCTGATTTCAAacattctatatatattttgtttgctGAGTATGGAGCTACAGATGATATACTTCTTATACAAATTTAGCATGCTGTGTCATTCTTAAACAaaacatcatcatatatattgttatttacaAACAGATAAGTTATTGTGAAAGGATTAGAGGCATTATAACACTAATAATCTGCGTTCGTGGAAGGCTCCTAGTAGCTCAGACTCTCTGAAAATATTGAGATTCTCTAAAAGTAATGCATTTTTAGAGTATTCGATATGAATGCACAACATTTTTTTATAGCTAAATTCTGTTGATTGGACTAAACCAATATAGTTAAACTTTTCTATAACAGCATTTAACCAGGCCAATTTCCTTTGGAACTAACTTTTGATAAATGTTACTCCCTCGTCCAGAAATCTTTGTCATattgcgcttatcgaaagtcaatttgactaattttcaaaagtaaattagatcacattaatttgatattttttttaaaaaaattagatattctaaaactatatgaaaagtactataaattacaagtTTTTTggatattaatatgatgaaaaaatgcatcttaaaatgttagtcaaagtttttatagtttgactctgaAAATAGAAACTATGACAAATAATATCAGACGAAGGGAATACTTATTTTATGTTCTCTAAAACATATTTCGTCAtatgaggaaaaaaaaaaattaaacctaAGTATCAATTATTGAACCCATGCATTTAGATGTAGGccacaatatttttataaccAAACACCGCCAAAAAGCTGCTTTAATATGACTTTTATATACAACACTATGTaaataaagaataacaaaaagtCTCAAATCGCTTAATGAAATGGGTGGACTTATATAAGATTTGGACAATTCTTCTCCTTTTGAGCTAACTTTTGGAGTGTGAGTTaagcctaagacctaatttcaaatggtatcagagcaagacCCGTCTCACCCGATATTGAAACATgtttgggcaatcctcctccattgtttggacaatcctcctcccatgtaagttagaactaaaacctaatttcacatctgcatattttttttttaaaaaaaaatgtgagacAATGAACAGTTTATGGTGGATGAATGTCACGTTAAGTGAATATAGAGTAGTTATAATATGAGGGTGGATCTATAAATTCAATAACTTTTACTCAGAaacaatatatatgtatctatTAGGGGTGTGcattatttgaattaaatagaaaaatcaaatcaaatcaaaccaaattttAATTTGGATTGGTTTTTTGGATTCTTGGTTTGGTTTTggattaataattttctttgtttgattttttggtttgatttcgattttagaaaaatgaaaaccGAAAAAccgaattatatatatatattaagttggAGTTAACcacttttttccctttttagttattttcattatgatttagtttattttctaatatttgaaTATCTATAATTGATATANtatatatatataatgtcttaaattgcaaataattttgttatatttctaattattgacataaccgattaatcaaatcaaaaaaatccaaatcaaaaagagaaaaaccaaatcaaaccgaATTTATTTTGATCTGAATCGGATTacacttcttcaaaatcaaaaatcgAAAATTCAAACCAAATAGTATAAAACCAAATCGAAAAATCGAATGCACAACCCTAGTATCTATAGTAAAAAATGTATTCAATATATGTGACTATTTGTGTATGAAATCAATTATTCGTACTAGCTAGAAATTTTCATaagaacttttaaattttagattgtTTTCAGGAAAGTTATAAGGGCAGAGataatgtatataataattaaagagaTTCCCAAATCGTgtatgatataataaaataatttatgtcgAAAGGGTTGGTTTCTTGGATCCATCCAAACGTCTCTTATGGCTCTGCACGGCCTTACACATATTGGAAGGGCTTAgcagatataataatataatatataaaagcaGAATATTCCCAAAAGATAAATGGAGAAATTTATTTGTAGTtaatgtaataaataaaaacgaGGAAGAAAAATATACTAGTTTTCTTGGATCTTGTTTTGTTGTTTGtgaaatttttatctttttaatgtTCAAAAACATGAATGATCAAGGGTGTGAGTGAATAACTAATTATGTAtttgagaaaattttaaaaataacgaatataatagacataataaggttttataactatattttgataattatgctttatatttatatttcaatttgatATGGAGGCTGCAGTGACATATTTCGCTTGACGATATATAAATAGAGtagtttattataaatttttcataaatcttaTCTGTTAGGataaacatatacaaaattttaaattgattcaATTAACAATCGAATTCTGTAAATTAGGTAAATAGAAAAATTGCAAAAATCATATCCgcaaattgtaatttttttaaaatgatagcTATATTGGGCTAATATAGTCTAAATACTTGCTATTCTACTTATGTTTGGATCTAAAAAGAAGTTAATAAtgtttctcttttatatattaaaaaaaaaaatagtatgagTATATGGCACTCTGGAATACTTGTTAATTTACACACGTTTGTTTATTTAAGCTACTATTTAGATTTTCgttcatttttaaatattatgtgaATTCAAGTTATTCTTCTACTAACAAAATTAATGACATTCcaatttttctcattttcggtaatttcattatattttattattattttcgttcacttttaattattataatttttttttaaaataacatatttctaGACTAAGAATACAAATTGAAGCATCAAGACACTTGTGAAGAAGACCAACAAATTGAAAAAtctcaattttatataattatttttgacaaacaaattgaaaaatctcaatcgtattttttttaaaaaaaagaaatgataaaaatgtAGATTAATGATAAAACTATATGACTCTTTTGTCATTGGAATATGTACCTGAGAAAGAAGACCACACATTATAATAATTCTATATTCTCTTGATCCAATATTAAGCTTTTAAACTAAAATATTCAGCCACTAGCCTACCAATctgtagaaaaaaaaagattaattaattcaaaataaacatCACTAAACTTTTCCCtaatataataaacaaaaagcaAAAGCTTGCTCATGATCATGATAGCTAAAAATTACAACTTACTgctctaatttatttatatattcagaaattaatttttaaaaaacactaTTATAAGTCCATTTTGGGATAGGAGAAATATTTTAGATAGTTTGTGATActctttctatttttaagtctgttttaataaaaaaataaaatttcaaatcaaatagTATCATGTGAACGTAACTAATTTAGAAAGAGCAAAAAATATCAGCAGTGTTTGTGTTTATCAATGCTTTTGTCGTGGTCTATAAAGTGGCAAAAGCCACAGCAAACACAAATTGCTTAGCATATTTTGGTTTAGTTGATGCAGCAGAGAGGTAGAATTAGTAATTGTAAATCAAGGTCCTTTTCTAGATCTCGTCTTGCTGTTGAAGGTTCTTAACTTCTTCAGCTTCTATCATGGCTGCCATTGCTCCAGGTAATCAATGTTCTCGCTCTTCAACATGATATCAGAACCAAGTAAATGTCTCGATCACCAGAGTATCCATATCGGGTTCATCTGAACTAATAATTTTGACGTGGAACATAAACAAGTTCAATGCtgagaaattttaaaatcaaattcataACACTTAAATGCTGGATCCGCCTCTGTTGATAACACAcatcaaaagaaatatttctCTGTAATTGTAGCAAAGTTAATGTGTCATCTATTTAATTGCTATGTTTTTTTAGATGATAGAGTGCACTATacagttttaattttttgtttgaattggACATTTTAATGTGTTGTGTGTAGAGGTAGGACAAGAGCGTGAGATTCAAAAGAGTTATTGGATGGAGCAAACTAGTGAACTCAATTTGGAGGCAATGATGCGTGATTCTGCAGCATCTGATCTTGACAAAGAGGATAGGCCtgaggtatatatatatatatatgtgtgtgtgtgctTCTTTCTGTATAAATTGTTCCTTGTTGAAATTATAGTTTCAGACTTAATTGAGTGTGAAACCTTATTAATCTACACCGCTTTATTATGGTAAGATTTGTGTTAAGAAAATGTATTGGGTAATACACTCAAATATTGAGATTTGTCATGTACGTAGGTGCTTTCACTGCTCCCTTCATATGAAGGGAAATCCGTGTTGGAATTGGGTGCTGGTATTGGCCGTTTCACAGGGGACTTAGCCGAGAAGGCTGGGGAGCTTGTAGCAGTGGACTTCATTGAAGAAGTGATTAAGAAGGTTTTGTGGCTTTTTTACTTTGGGACCTTTGATTATATGAACCGGTGAATGAGTTGGTTCTATCTATGATTCACTTCTTGTTGCTTCATTTTTAGTTAAATATGGTGACAAATCAAGTGAATAGGTTTTTATATACTTGCTTATCGATTTGTTTGCTTCTTTGCAGAATGAAAGCATCAACGGGCACCACAAGA
Proteins encoded in this window:
- the LOC107022709 gene encoding protein C2-DOMAIN ABA-RELATED 4-like, which encodes MDNLFGLLRIKIKRGINLAVRDVRSSDPYVVVKMGNQKLKTRVIKKDVNPEWNEHLTLSVSDANLPVKLTVYDHDMFSMDDKMGDAEFDIKPFLDALKMKLDSLPSGTVITRETPCRTNCLSEESKVTWQDNQVVQDMCLRLRNVECGEVELQLQWINIPGSKRL